One genomic segment of Chitinophaga sancti includes these proteins:
- a CDS encoding helix-turn-helix transcriptional regulator → MLTNTSLEDFYKRNAATFPAGITKDTGHFNVFDPQKLFDKATGNRIMPYSRRAYYKISWLNGKSRAEYADKVIEVEQNALLFATPKIPYHWVPADSNQHGLFCIFTADFLMPRKSGVVLEELPLFQPGHVPLFHLSEDEAHEVAYIFKKMQKELASDYKFKFDLLRNLVMELIHYGQKLQPLTALNTTQNASQRISMLFLELLERQFPLESPEQRLNLRTPKEYADRLAVHVNHLNKVLKESTGRTTSELISKRLVEEAKILLKQTSWSVADIAYVLGFDEVSHFSNYFKKQTAAAPLTFRT, encoded by the coding sequence ATGCTTACCAATACCTCTCTCGAAGACTTTTACAAACGTAATGCCGCCACCTTTCCTGCCGGCATTACAAAGGATACCGGGCACTTCAATGTCTTTGATCCCCAAAAACTCTTTGACAAAGCCACAGGTAACCGCATCATGCCCTACAGCCGCAGAGCTTACTATAAGATCAGCTGGCTTAATGGCAAAAGCCGCGCAGAATATGCTGACAAAGTGATCGAAGTGGAACAAAACGCCCTCCTCTTCGCCACTCCAAAGATACCTTATCACTGGGTCCCTGCCGATAGCAACCAGCATGGCCTCTTTTGCATCTTTACAGCGGATTTTCTCATGCCCCGCAAATCAGGTGTCGTATTGGAAGAACTACCATTATTCCAACCCGGCCATGTGCCATTATTTCATTTAAGTGAAGATGAAGCCCACGAAGTAGCCTATATCTTTAAAAAGATGCAGAAAGAGCTGGCTTCAGATTACAAATTCAAATTCGACTTGCTCCGTAACCTCGTTATGGAGCTTATCCATTATGGTCAGAAGTTACAACCACTCACAGCGCTCAATACCACACAAAACGCCTCTCAACGTATTTCGATGTTGTTCCTGGAACTACTGGAAAGACAGTTCCCACTGGAATCGCCTGAACAAAGACTAAATCTGCGTACCCCAAAAGAATACGCAGACCGGTTGGCTGTACATGTAAACCACCTGAATAAAGTATTGAAAGAATCTACAGGTCGTACTACTTCAGAACTCATCAGCAAACGCCTGGTAGAGGAAGCTAAGATCCTGCTGAAGCAAACTAGCTGGAGTGTTGCTGATATTGCATATGTATTAGGCTTTGATGAAGTATCTCACTTCTCTAATTATTTCAAAAAACAAACAGCTGCTGCCCCGCTTACTTTCAGAACATAA
- a CDS encoding TonB-dependent receptor domain-containing protein, which produces MYKLIMLIGFLLCYINNLSAQKHTSISVSGVCDQCQHRIETAAKGNGVNMAHWDVATKTLHLEYDTTQTNLNTIEERILKVGHDVGSRKASDKTYKALPGCCQYRKAGAEHEVTTPVSGGQQSTTPVSGAQQTMPPVTAAHQATIPVSGACEQCQQRIETAAKGNGVSMAHWDVATKTLQIEYDPSQTNLNTIEERILKVGHDVDNRKASAKAYNALPECCHYRVNEQQLKEFTVNSRVKTTQISSLATARTEIVTSKELLKAACCNLSESFETNPSVDVSYNDAITGSKQIQLLGLSGNYTQLTVENLPGPRGLATPLGLNSIAGPWVESIQLTKGIGSVANGYESIAGQINVELKKPESSEQLYANVYVNDFGKTDVNVNLAQKINSKWSVGLLLHDDFLANKKVDFTKDGFRDVPTGNLFSAVNRWKYDNGKGFITIFGVKVLKDEKKGGQIDYKSGSSLYGLGINTDRYEAFAKIGYTFPAKPYKSVGLQLAGISHTQNSFFGLTKYDGDQKSVYANLIYQSIIGSTIHKFRTGFSFLNDDYNESYNALKYKRTEVVPGAFFEYTFAPVEKFSVVAGLRGDNNSLFGFFLTPRIHVRYEPIPGTTVRVSGGRGQRTANILAENMSVMASARTLQILGATDGKAYGLNPEVAWNKGVSIDQRLTLFGRDAMVSVDYFRNDFNSQVVVDVENPTEVKFYNLDGKSYSNSMQAEITAEPLPKLDVRVAYRYFDVKTTYSGTLKQRPLTAKHRVFANLAYGVKTWKFDYTVNYNGPKRIPMTAVSPEAYSQSYVTMNAQVSKTFAKKLDIYVGAENLTNFYQKDPVINAGQPFSAGFDASMVWGPVIGRMFYGGLRYKI; this is translated from the coding sequence ATGTATAAGCTTATTATGCTAATAGGTTTCCTATTATGCTATATCAATAACCTATCCGCACAAAAACACACATCCATATCTGTATCCGGCGTTTGTGACCAATGTCAGCATAGAATTGAAACTGCTGCAAAGGGCAATGGGGTGAATATGGCGCACTGGGATGTAGCGACTAAAACCCTGCATTTGGAATATGATACCACTCAGACTAATTTGAATACTATTGAAGAGAGGATTCTGAAAGTAGGGCATGATGTGGGTAGCAGGAAGGCCAGTGACAAGACTTACAAGGCATTGCCGGGGTGTTGTCAGTATAGGAAGGCAGGTGCAGAACATGAGGTGACGACACCGGTATCAGGCGGTCAGCAGAGTACGACACCAGTATCCGGCGCTCAGCAAACTATGCCACCGGTAACTGCCGCTCACCAGGCTACGATCCCGGTATCCGGCGCTTGTGAACAATGCCAGCAAAGAATTGAGACTGCTGCAAAGGGTAATGGGGTGAGTATGGCGCATTGGGATGTAGCGACTAAAACTTTGCAAATTGAATATGATCCTTCACAGACTAATTTGAATACCATTGAAGAGCGTATACTGAAAGTAGGGCATGATGTGGATAACAGGAAGGCCAGTGCAAAGGCTTACAATGCATTACCAGAGTGTTGTCATTACAGGGTGAATGAGCAGCAGTTGAAAGAATTTACAGTGAATTCAAGGGTGAAGACGACGCAAATATCTTCGCTGGCTACAGCAAGGACAGAAATAGTAACGAGTAAAGAATTGTTGAAAGCAGCTTGTTGTAACCTGAGTGAGAGTTTTGAAACCAATCCATCAGTAGATGTATCTTATAATGATGCGATCACGGGTTCCAAGCAGATACAGTTATTAGGGCTGAGTGGGAATTATACACAGTTGACAGTGGAAAACCTGCCTGGTCCAAGAGGGTTGGCTACGCCACTGGGATTGAATTCAATTGCGGGTCCGTGGGTAGAATCTATCCAGCTGACCAAAGGGATTGGTTCTGTAGCGAATGGGTATGAAAGCATAGCCGGACAGATCAATGTGGAGTTAAAGAAACCTGAGAGCAGTGAACAATTATATGCCAATGTGTATGTGAATGACTTTGGCAAGACGGATGTGAATGTAAATCTGGCGCAAAAGATCAATTCAAAATGGTCAGTTGGTTTGTTATTGCATGACGACTTCCTGGCGAATAAGAAAGTAGATTTCACCAAGGATGGTTTTAGAGATGTGCCAACGGGCAATCTGTTCAGTGCTGTGAACAGGTGGAAGTATGATAATGGCAAAGGGTTCATAACCATCTTTGGTGTGAAGGTGTTGAAAGATGAAAAAAAGGGAGGACAGATCGATTATAAATCCGGTTCTTCATTGTATGGACTGGGGATCAACACTGACAGGTATGAAGCGTTTGCAAAGATTGGGTATACCTTTCCGGCAAAGCCTTACAAAAGTGTGGGTTTGCAGTTAGCCGGAATTAGTCATACGCAAAATTCCTTCTTTGGATTGACGAAGTATGATGGTGATCAGAAGAGTGTATATGCGAACCTGATCTATCAATCTATTATTGGTAGTACAATCCATAAATTCAGAACAGGTTTCAGCTTTTTGAATGATGATTATAATGAGTCATACAATGCGCTGAAGTATAAAAGAACGGAAGTGGTACCGGGGGCATTTTTTGAATACACTTTTGCGCCGGTGGAGAAATTCAGTGTGGTAGCTGGTTTGCGTGGAGATAATAACAGCCTGTTTGGTTTTTTTCTGACACCCCGTATCCATGTGAGATATGAGCCTATTCCGGGTACAACAGTACGTGTAAGTGGGGGTAGAGGTCAGCGAACAGCGAATATACTGGCGGAGAATATGAGTGTGATGGCGAGTGCGAGAACGTTACAGATCTTAGGGGCGACAGATGGAAAGGCGTATGGATTGAATCCGGAAGTAGCGTGGAATAAAGGGGTGAGTATAGATCAGAGACTAACGTTATTTGGTCGTGATGCGATGGTGAGTGTGGATTATTTCAGGAATGATTTTAATAGCCAGGTGGTAGTAGATGTAGAAAACCCTACGGAGGTGAAGTTTTATAACCTGGATGGGAAGTCTTATTCCAATAGTATGCAGGCGGAGATAACAGCAGAGCCGTTGCCTAAGCTGGATGTGCGGGTAGCTTACCGTTATTTTGATGTAAAGACGACTTATAGTGGTACCTTAAAACAGCGACCGCTGACAGCTAAGCATCGTGTATTTGCAAATCTGGCCTATGGGGTGAAGACCTGGAAATTTGATTATACAGTGAATTACAATGGGCCAAAGCGTATACCAATGACGGCGGTGAGTCCGGAGGCGTATTCTCAGAGTTATGTGACGATGAATGCACAGGTGAGTAAGACATTTGCGAAGAAACTGGATATTTATGTCGGGGCAGAGAACCTGACTAATTTTTACCAGAAGGATCCGGTGATCAATGCGGGGCAGCCGTTTAGTGCTGGTTTTGATGCGAGTATGGTGTGGGGACCGGTGATTGGAAGAATGTTTTACGGAGGACTGAGATATAAAATTTAA
- a CDS encoding WGR domain-containing protein translates to MKKKIIYKDEHSHKFWDIEINLTSLTVIFRKYGTTGQAHTKLFTTVEACIKAAKKLIAEKTKKGYQPVVEDLPPKELYNDLIAAASLLEAQFPDKVEIVPVSAENIKEMEVAVG, encoded by the coding sequence ATGAAGAAGAAAATCATTTATAAGGACGAGCATTCGCACAAATTTTGGGACATTGAGATTAACCTAACCAGCCTGACTGTAATATTTAGAAAATACGGCACAACGGGACAAGCTCATACAAAATTATTTACTACAGTAGAAGCCTGTATCAAGGCAGCAAAAAAACTGATTGCAGAAAAGACAAAGAAGGGTTATCAGCCTGTGGTAGAAGACCTGCCTCCCAAAGAGTTATACAATGATTTAATAGCAGCAGCCAGTTTGCTGGAAGCGCAGTTTCCTGATAAGGTGGAGATTGTACCTGTTTCGGCGGAGAACATCAAAGAGATGGAAGTGGCTGTGGGGTGA
- a CDS encoding GNAT family N-acetyltransferase: MSFNIQPTLENDQMLLAPLQPTDYDALYAVAADPAIWAQHPQNDRWKEDVFRDFFDTAIKSHGAFKIIDKTTGEIAGSTRYYEFDPAQSIIHIGYTFYATKYWGTGFNKSVKKLMLDYAFQFVDNVGFHVGAQNFRSQIAVTRLGAIKVAEIDMAYPDQPNRHNFVYNLPKNDYLL; the protein is encoded by the coding sequence ATGAGTTTCAATATCCAACCCACCTTAGAAAACGATCAGATGCTATTGGCACCTTTGCAGCCAACTGACTACGACGCCTTATACGCCGTAGCTGCCGACCCCGCAATCTGGGCACAACACCCACAAAACGACCGTTGGAAAGAAGATGTCTTCCGTGACTTTTTTGATACAGCCATCAAAAGCCACGGCGCTTTCAAAATCATAGACAAAACCACTGGCGAAATAGCTGGTAGTACCCGTTACTATGAATTCGATCCTGCCCAAAGTATCATTCATATCGGCTACACTTTTTACGCTACCAAATACTGGGGAACCGGCTTTAATAAATCAGTAAAGAAACTCATGCTGGATTATGCCTTTCAATTTGTAGATAACGTAGGCTTCCATGTAGGCGCACAAAATTTCCGTTCGCAGATAGCTGTAACCCGTCTTGGTGCAATTAAAGTAGCAGAAATAGATATGGCTTACCCTGATCAACCAAACCGACATAATTTCGTATACAACTTACCTAAAAATGATTATCTGCTTTGA
- a CDS encoding sigma-70 family RNA polymerase sigma factor — MTNEIQIALYDHITFYLQKLKVEESILKDIRQDIFLKAHDSIDTLKDHNKIISWLQVITYNAVIDHFRKTNRATPVIDTENTLNEGNESLIKCISLLIKSLPDEQKHVMEAIEVTGISQVQYAEQYNLPLSTVKSRIQRARKKIKETVMSSCYLRMDKFGNVTDYNPPKGI; from the coding sequence ATGACGAACGAGATTCAAATAGCACTATACGATCACATCACCTTTTATCTTCAAAAATTAAAAGTAGAGGAAAGTATCCTGAAAGACATCCGTCAGGATATCTTTCTCAAAGCCCATGATTCTATTGACACTCTCAAAGATCATAACAAAATCATCTCCTGGCTGCAGGTCATCACCTACAATGCCGTTATCGATCATTTTAGAAAAACGAATCGCGCTACCCCTGTTATCGATACAGAAAACACCCTGAATGAAGGAAATGAATCCCTTATCAAATGCATCTCCCTGCTCATTAAAAGCCTCCCTGACGAGCAAAAGCACGTTATGGAAGCGATAGAAGTTACAGGTATATCCCAGGTGCAATATGCTGAGCAATATAATCTTCCCCTCAGTACGGTGAAATCCCGTATACAAAGGGCCAGAAAGAAAATCAAAGAAACGGTGATGAGTAGCTGTTATTTAAGAATGGATAAATTCGGGAATGTGACTGATTATAATCCGCCAAAAGGAATTTAA
- a CDS encoding CYTH domain-containing protein → MAQEIERKFLLNLSLWQQVEKPKGEHFRQGYLVTDPQKTIRVRLTDTSGYLTIKGISVGATRLEYEYEIPLTEAKELLDNFAVSELSKIRYTINYHNKIWEVDEFLGANEGLLVAEIELQSEDEAFDLPAWVTKEVTGEEKYYNANLTTHPYKSW, encoded by the coding sequence ATGGCACAAGAAATAGAAAGAAAATTCCTTCTCAACCTCTCCCTATGGCAACAAGTTGAAAAGCCAAAGGGAGAGCATTTCAGACAAGGTTACCTGGTCACCGACCCGCAAAAAACGATCCGGGTTAGACTGACAGATACCTCCGGTTATCTCACTATCAAAGGGATTTCTGTTGGCGCCACCCGACTGGAATATGAATACGAAATTCCACTCACCGAAGCCAAAGAGCTGCTGGATAATTTCGCTGTTTCTGAACTCTCCAAGATCCGATATACCATCAATTACCACAATAAAATATGGGAAGTAGATGAATTCCTTGGTGCCAACGAAGGATTACTCGTTGCAGAAATAGAACTGCAAAGTGAAGACGAGGCATTCGACCTGCCAGCATGGGTAACAAAAGAAGTAACAGGAGAGGAGAAATACTACAACGCTAACCTGACCACACATCCCTATAAAAGCTGGTGA
- a CDS encoding SDR family NAD(P)-dependent oxidoreductase, protein MANKIALITGGSRGIGRDSALNLADKGLDIIITYNTRIEDAQSVVSAIEAKGQKAATLQLNTGMISTFEDFATQLKNTLTTHFGTDHFDYLINNAGQGGYSAITEVTEAFFDDLLNVHYKGVYFLTQKLLPLLNDGGGIVNISSGLTRVSFPGSSVYASFKSAVETFTRYLAKELGSRGIRANVVAPGATMTDFGGAHLRNSADTQKTVAGVTALGRVGTAEDIGGAIAFLCTEDARWVNGQRIEASGGMLV, encoded by the coding sequence ATGGCAAACAAAATAGCACTCATCACCGGCGGCAGCCGCGGCATAGGCCGCGACTCAGCTTTAAACCTTGCTGATAAAGGACTGGATATCATCATCACTTACAATACCCGCATCGAAGATGCACAATCCGTAGTCTCTGCAATCGAAGCAAAAGGTCAAAAAGCCGCTACTCTTCAACTAAACACCGGCATGATCAGCACCTTCGAAGACTTCGCCACACAGCTAAAAAACACCTTAACTACCCACTTCGGTACAGACCACTTCGATTACCTGATCAACAACGCTGGTCAGGGTGGATACAGCGCCATTACCGAAGTCACCGAAGCCTTCTTCGACGACCTGCTGAATGTTCACTACAAAGGCGTGTATTTCTTAACACAAAAACTCCTCCCGCTTCTGAATGACGGTGGTGGTATCGTAAATATCTCATCTGGCCTGACACGTGTATCATTCCCTGGATCTTCTGTTTATGCATCTTTCAAAAGTGCGGTTGAAACCTTCACCCGCTACCTCGCAAAAGAACTTGGCAGCAGAGGCATCAGGGCAAATGTAGTCGCACCAGGTGCTACTATGACCGATTTCGGCGGTGCACACCTGCGAAACAGTGCAGATACACAAAAAACAGTCGCCGGGGTTACTGCCTTAGGCAGAGTAGGAACTGCAGAAGATATCGGTGGCGCAATAGCTTTCCTGTGTACAGAGGATGCTCGGTGGGTGAATGGACAAAGAATAGAAGCTTCCGGCGGGATGCTTGTATAA
- a CDS encoding HYC_CC_PP family protein, whose translation MKRVTAICLLLLYSLTLVGLGVKQFYCCGKLAEVSLGLASADGHHCEMDQQHKGCCETTFKTLKVEDSHFSAAAMNVPATFFFTLLNVQLKSWIVTPVIDLPYSFNYGNGPPLYSIIPSYILNCIYRV comes from the coding sequence ATGAAAAGGGTAACCGCAATATGTTTATTACTGCTTTACTCCCTGACACTAGTTGGTCTGGGTGTAAAGCAGTTTTATTGTTGTGGTAAACTGGCGGAAGTGTCTCTTGGACTGGCCAGTGCTGATGGGCATCATTGTGAGATGGATCAGCAACACAAGGGTTGTTGTGAAACGACATTTAAGACCCTGAAGGTAGAGGATAGTCATTTCTCTGCTGCAGCTATGAATGTGCCCGCTACTTTCTTCTTTACGCTGTTGAATGTACAGCTCAAATCATGGATTGTTACACCTGTTATAGATCTGCCTTACTCCTTTAATTATGGTAATGGGCCACCACTATATAGTATTATCCCCAGTTATATTCTGAACTGTATTTATAGAGTTTGA
- a CDS encoding alpha/beta hydrolase family esterase, which yields MKKMILGALLLLITAIAALFLYSYRWNLLHPNKSHTLGDRTFIYHVPKHLKPNPKLIIVYHGSRLKSFMMQILTGHEFDLLADKTQDAIIVYPQGFLNNWNDSRKTAPFPAKQLNIDDISFTKQIIHYFKEQYHINEVYAIGFSNGGQMAFRLAATVPDLFTGFATIGATLPVPANNLCADITQQPVSIILINGQQDNIVPYDGGEVTLDGKSFGYSESAPFTAEHWRAASNASQLSTIHYGDNAVQTNYYNKANNKKVSFVTIKDGGHNIPNKHFRIPISKLGHINKDIDVPVVIWDFFFKDALSL from the coding sequence ATGAAAAAAATGATCTTAGGTGCTCTATTACTATTAATTACCGCCATCGCGGCCCTGTTTCTCTATTCATACAGATGGAACCTCTTACATCCCAACAAATCTCACACCCTGGGTGATCGTACATTCATCTACCATGTACCCAAACATCTAAAACCCAATCCCAAACTCATCATCGTCTACCACGGCTCCCGCCTCAAATCCTTCATGATGCAAATCCTGACCGGCCATGAATTCGATCTCTTAGCAGATAAAACCCAGGATGCCATCATCGTTTACCCACAAGGCTTTTTGAATAACTGGAATGATAGTAGGAAAACCGCTCCTTTCCCCGCCAAACAACTCAATATAGATGACATCTCTTTCACAAAACAAATCATTCACTACTTCAAAGAACAATACCACATCAACGAGGTCTACGCCATCGGCTTCTCCAACGGTGGACAAATGGCCTTCAGACTCGCTGCTACCGTTCCGGATCTATTCACAGGCTTTGCCACGATAGGCGCCACCTTACCTGTACCAGCAAATAACCTTTGTGCAGACATCACACAACAACCCGTCTCTATCATCCTGATCAACGGTCAGCAAGACAACATTGTCCCTTACGATGGCGGCGAAGTCACCCTCGATGGCAAAAGCTTCGGCTACTCAGAAAGTGCGCCATTCACCGCCGAACACTGGCGCGCTGCCAGCAATGCATCGCAGCTATCAACCATACACTATGGTGACAACGCTGTTCAAACGAATTACTACAACAAGGCTAACAACAAAAAAGTAAGTTTCGTCACTATAAAAGACGGTGGTCATAACATTCCAAACAAGCATTTCCGCATTCCTATCAGCAAGTTAGGACACATCAATAAAGACATAGATGTCCCAGTCGTTATCTGGGATTTCTTCTTCAAAGATGCCCTATCTTTGTAA
- a CDS encoding PQQ-dependent sugar dehydrogenase yields MIRPIQLCATLLAFTFVSCSSSVGEHVNNPTDSTGTDSLLAPVETKAPNSDYKPAFKGQTRIGGVKTQIPYEFKVLTTGLENPWGITQLPDGRFLITEKKGDLRIATTTGELSAPITGLPAVNSAGQGGLLGIRVDPDFSKNRMVYWVFSDPLPEGNLTAVAKGKLSADEKTIEGATVIYKATPAYNGTLHYGGRIVFDKNGNLFISTGERSDLQTRPQAQQLNSALGKVLHITKDGQAVEGNPFAGQTDKRAEIWSYGHRNVQGLAFHPETGDLWETEFGPRGGDEVNRIEPGKNYGWATITYGIEYSGEKVGEGIQQKAGLEQPVYYYDPVISPSGITFYSGSAIPEWKNNLFIGALSGMHIARLVIKDNKVVGEERLLADEQQRFRDITEGKDGALYAITDGGRLYSIHKK; encoded by the coding sequence ATGATCAGACCTATTCAACTCTGTGCGACTCTACTGGCTTTTACCTTTGTGTCGTGCTCCTCTTCAGTTGGCGAGCATGTCAATAACCCAACTGACAGTACAGGTACCGACAGCCTCCTCGCACCTGTGGAAACCAAAGCACCCAATTCCGATTACAAACCCGCCTTCAAAGGCCAAACCCGTATTGGTGGTGTAAAAACCCAAATCCCTTACGAATTCAAAGTCCTTACTACCGGACTCGAGAATCCATGGGGCATCACCCAACTACCAGATGGCCGTTTCCTCATCACAGAGAAAAAAGGCGATCTCCGCATAGCCACCACCACCGGTGAACTCAGCGCTCCCATCACTGGTCTGCCAGCTGTGAATTCTGCTGGCCAGGGAGGTCTCTTAGGCATCCGGGTAGACCCTGATTTCAGCAAAAACAGAATGGTGTACTGGGTATTTTCTGATCCACTGCCAGAAGGTAACCTGACCGCCGTAGCCAAAGGCAAACTCTCCGCCGATGAAAAAACCATCGAAGGTGCCACCGTTATTTACAAAGCGACACCTGCCTACAATGGCACCCTCCACTATGGCGGTAGAATCGTTTTTGATAAAAACGGTAACCTCTTCATCAGCACCGGTGAGCGCTCTGACCTTCAGACCAGACCACAGGCTCAACAACTGAATTCCGCCCTTGGCAAAGTTTTACACATAACGAAAGATGGTCAGGCTGTAGAAGGCAATCCATTTGCCGGTCAGACTGATAAACGTGCGGAAATATGGAGCTATGGACATAGGAATGTACAGGGATTAGCTTTCCATCCTGAAACCGGCGATCTGTGGGAAACTGAATTTGGTCCACGTGGCGGGGATGAAGTAAACCGCATCGAACCAGGTAAAAACTATGGTTGGGCAACGATCACGTACGGTATTGAATATTCTGGTGAAAAAGTAGGCGAAGGTATTCAGCAGAAAGCTGGTCTGGAACAACCCGTTTATTATTACGATCCGGTGATCAGTCCAAGTGGTATTACTTTCTATTCCGGCAGCGCGATTCCTGAGTGGAAAAATAACCTCTTCATTGGCGCACTGAGTGGTATGCACATTGCCCGTTTGGTGATTAAAGATAATAAAGTAGTAGGAGAGGAAAGGTTGCTGGCTGATGAGCAACAGCGATTCCGGGATATTACTGAAGGGAAAGATGGAGCTTTGTATGCGATTACAGATGGGGGCAGGTTGTATAGTATTCACAAGAAATAG